The Aestuariirhabdus haliotis DNA window CCGCGAAAGCCTCTAAACGCTACAGACTTTCCCACCCAGCCGACGGCTAGTGGCGTGCCGAACGTCGCATCAGCAGCACCACGGGTATCAACCCCACCAGCACCAGGGTAAAGGCGGGTAACGCCGCTCGCTCCCACTCCCCTTCGGAGGTCATTTCAAAGATGCGTACTGCCAGAGTGTCCCAGCCGAAGGGCCGCATTAGCAGCGTTGCTGGCATCTCTTTCAAGACATCGACAAACACCAGCAGCGTCGCGGTAATCAACGAGGGGCTCAGCATGGGCAAATAGATGCGCCGCACAATACCCATCGGAGGCTCGCCAAGGCTTTGCGCCGATTCCAGAATCGAGGGGCGAATACGCTGCAAACCCGACTCCACCGGCCCGAAAGCGACAGCAAGAAAACGGATGCCGTAGGCCACCACCAGGGCCAGCAAGCTCCCCATCAAGAGCTGACGTCCTTCAAAACCCAACCATTGCTGCACCGGAATCGTAATATGGGCATCCAGCCAGGTGAAGGCCACCATGATGCCAACCGCCAACACCGAGCCCGGCAAGGCATAGCCAAGGTTGGCAATACTCACCGAGCCATTGACCCAACGATCCCGCCGCAGTCGCTGCGCGTAGGCCAGCAAAACCGCTGTAGTCACCGTTAACACCGCGGCAATGGCACCCAGCGTCAGGGTTTTGGTCACCAAGCCCAGGTAACGACTGTCGAGGTCTTCCAAAGCATCACTCAGGATCCACACCAGCAATTGCACAATCGGCACGATAAAGGCGATCAAGACAATGCTGCCCGCATAAGCACTTGCCAGCCAGGCCACTGGCCCCTGCAAACGGTAGATCTGGCGAATATGGCGTCGCTCGCCTTCGGCAAACCGTGCCTTTCCCCGCGCCCGTCGCTCTATAAACAGCGCAACGGCAACAAACAATAACAGCAACGACGCCAGCTGAGCGGCCGCCTGCAGATTAAAGAAGCCGTACCAGGATTTATAGATCGCCGTGGTAAAGGTGTCGTAATTAAAGGTCGCCACCGCACCGAAATCGGCCAGAGTTTCCATTAAAGCCAACGCCAAACCCGCCGCAATCGCCGGTCGCGCCATCGGCAGGGCCACTTTCCAGAACGACGCCCAGGGCCCCAACCCCAATATACGCGCCGAATCCATCAAACCACGCCCCTGGGCCACAAAGGCGCTGCGCGCCAACATATACACGTAGGGATAAAACACCAACACCAGCACCAGCACCACGCCACCGGTAGAGCGCACCTCCGGGAACCAGACGCCGCGCCCAAACCATTCACGCAGCTGGGTCTGCACCGGGCCGCTAAAATCGAGCAGGCCAATAAACACAAAGGCCAGCACATAGGCTGGCACCGCAAAAGGTAACATTAACGCCCAGTCGAACCACTTGCGACCGGGGAAATCACACATGGAGGTGAGCCAGGCGAGACTGACGCCCAACAGGGTTACTCCGAGACCAACCCCAACCAACAACACCAGGGTATTGCCCAATAACCGACCCAGCTGAGTTTCGATCAGGTGCAACCAGACTTCCGTCTGCACCGTTCCCCAACTAACAAAGAGCACCACCAGCGGCATCAGGACGATGGCGGCGATGGCCACCGCAATGAGGCGCCACTGCTTTTGATCGGACAACAACTGCTGAATCAAATCTGCTCCTTAAACAACAAAAGACGCCCTGCTTTCACAGGGCGCCTGCTTGCACAGCCAGCGGGTTGTGCCTAGCGGTATCCCGCACGATCCATCAATTTGATGGCATCGGCCTGACGGCTACCGGCAGATTCAACGTTCAACTGATCCTGCTTGAACTCGCCCCAGGCAGCCACCAACGCGGCAGGCTTCACCGCCGGGTTGGCCGGATATTCCATATTACCATCGGCGACGATGCTCTGCGCTTCAGGGCTGCTCATCCACTCCAGAAACTTAACCGCACCGGCGGCATTTTTGGCGTGTTTGGTCACACCGGCACCGGATACGTTGACGTGCACGCCACTGCTTTGCTGGTTGGCAAAGAACAGCTTCAGGTTGATGTTGGGATCTTTCTTCTGCAGACGACCGAAGTAGTATGTATTGACGATGGTAGCATCACATTGGCCTGCGGCCACAGCTTGCATCGCCTTGGTGTCGTTGGAGAAGACCGGAGTAGCCAGATTATTCACCCAACCCTTCACGACCTGCTCCGCCTGCTCTTCTCCCAGACGCTCGATCATGGTCGCAACCAGTGACTGATTATAAACTTTCTTGGAGGTACGCAGGCACAAACGGCCTTTCCACTGGGACTCGGCCAGCGCCTCGTAACTGGACAGCTCTTCGGGCTTCACACGATCCGTCGCATAAACAATGGTACGGGCACGGACAGAAAGACCGACCCACTCGTTGTTGGTCGCACGCAAATGAGCGGGAATATTTTTCTCCAGCACAGACGACTCAACCGCTTGCAAAACACCTTTATTGGCAGCCTGCCACAGGTTACCGGCATCGACCGTAATCAACAGGTCGGCTGGCGTGTTAGCGCCTTCAGCTTCCAGACGTGCCAGCAGTGGGCCCGCCTTATCGGTAACGTACTTGACCTCTACGCCTGTTTTCGCGGTATAGGCATCGAACAACGGCTTGATCAGGTGTTCCTTGCGAGCCGAGTAGACGACCAGTTCATCGTCAGCCGCCAGGGCAAGACTGCTATTAACCGTTACCACCGCCGTGGCAGCAAAAGTGAGCAGCAGTTTGCGTGCATTCGTTAGCATGTTGAATTCCCCTTGAATGTAATAACGTTACCATTGGGCGACAATGATAATGATTAGCATTTATTATGCAAGTCAAGTGAGAATGATTATCCATAGCTTTTTCATTCCCCGCCTTGTTTCAGATCAACAAAAGAGGGTAACGAGAAAGCTGAAAGACACTAAATGCCGCCGGGCGGAACGTCAGAAACAATCAAGGGAAACATTAAGGAAGAAACTTGTGGAGAAGCTTATTAAGAAACCGGTGCGAAAGCTCTGCATAACCCTGTCACACATCCCGACACAGGAGCGATGCGACAGGGTTGTTAAAACATTAACAGCTGACGTTTGAAGACTTCAGTGCACCACGGGTAATCAACAGCTGAGCCAGGTAATAGGTGATCATAATAAACAAACTGGCCAGGCCAAAGGGTGACAGGAAGCGGTCAATTGCGATCATCGAATCGGACAGCAAAAACGACAATGCACCAGCCATTACCAGTGGGTGGTTGTCCTTACCCAGTATCGTACAAAGCGCCATAACCACAATCACACTGATATAGGCGACAACCGGGATCGTCATCTCACCCAGAGCCGGCAACAACATCACCAGCAAGGCTGAAGTGACGGCAAGGGTCGCCAGCGCCAATGCCAGCCTCGGCATGGAAAACAGCGGCTTACGGACAAAGGCTGCGATATAAAAAAGGTGCGCAACCAGAAAACTCCCTAACCCGGGTACAAACTGATTCCAGGCCAATAACAGATCCCCCATCGAGGAGCAGAGTAACCCGGCCAACAACCAATTATGGCGCAGAGTTGTACGCTGCCTGAACACAATCCAGGCCAACACCCAAATAGGCAGCGCTTTAAGTAGAAAATCCAGGGGGAAAGGTTGCAAGCCAATGGTTAACAGGTAGACCAGCGCAATCGCTGCAAACACAAACCAGGGGCTCGACCAGGAGAGTCGGGACATCGTAATACTCCGCAAACTGTTATTGTTGTAATGGTCAAAAGGTCTCGATCATTCACAAACACGCAGCGAACATCGTTCTTTGTGCATTATTTGTACGAAGAAACCGCAATGACCGAAGGAGTATTACGAATTAAAGCGGTGGTTACAAGCTGACACAATAGTCAAAATGACAGGAGTGACCCTATGACCGAATCCTTAGTTAGCAGTATATTGGAGATCGATCAGCTGATCGGTGCCATTGAACACCTGCAAAACCAGAAGCTGGACACGTCCAACCCGTACGCCAAGGGCATGAAAGATGGACGCGACAGCATAGCAAATCACGCGCTTGCAGCATTAACCTCTATTCGACAGGAGTTGATGGAGTTACACCTGAATCACAATAACCGTCCCCAACAAGCAGCCAGCCCCTAACGGCAGCTGTTCGATGCTGGATCAGTATTTCAGGTTAATCCCCGTCCCGGCCTGCGATGCCGGAATCAAACCGTCTTATCGAGACTCGGCGCTTCCTGCACTTTCAGCACTTTTAGGCTTGTGACCTCGATTACCGCCCGGCTTATTATTA harbors:
- a CDS encoding ABC transporter permease, with amino-acid sequence MIQQLLSDQKQWRLIAVAIAAIVLMPLVVLFVSWGTVQTEVWLHLIETQLGRLLGNTLVLLVGVGLGVTLLGVSLAWLTSMCDFPGRKWFDWALMLPFAVPAYVLAFVFIGLLDFSGPVQTQLREWFGRGVWFPEVRSTGGVVLVLVLVFYPYVYMLARSAFVAQGRGLMDSARILGLGPWASFWKVALPMARPAIAAGLALALMETLADFGAVATFNYDTFTTAIYKSWYGFFNLQAAAQLASLLLLFVAVALFIERRARGKARFAEGERRHIRQIYRLQGPVAWLASAYAGSIVLIAFIVPIVQLLVWILSDALEDLDSRYLGLVTKTLTLGAIAAVLTVTTAVLLAYAQRLRRDRWVNGSVSIANLGYALPGSVLAVGIMVAFTWLDAHITIPVQQWLGFEGRQLLMGSLLALVVAYGIRFLAVAFGPVESGLQRIRPSILESAQSLGEPPMGIVRRIYLPMLSPSLITATLLVFVDVLKEMPATLLMRPFGWDTLAVRIFEMTSEGEWERAALPAFTLVLVGLIPVVLLMRRSARH
- a CDS encoding extracellular solute-binding protein, with protein sequence MLTNARKLLLTFAATAVVTVNSSLALAADDELVVYSARKEHLIKPLFDAYTAKTGVEVKYVTDKAGPLLARLEAEGANTPADLLITVDAGNLWQAANKGVLQAVESSVLEKNIPAHLRATNNEWVGLSVRARTIVYATDRVKPEELSSYEALAESQWKGRLCLRTSKKVYNQSLVATMIERLGEEQAEQVVKGWVNNLATPVFSNDTKAMQAVAAGQCDATIVNTYYFGRLQKKDPNINLKLFFANQQSSGVHVNVSGAGVTKHAKNAAGAVKFLEWMSSPEAQSIVADGNMEYPANPAVKPAALVAAWGEFKQDQLNVESAGSRQADAIKLMDRAGYR
- a CDS encoding lysoplasmalogenase, yielding MSRLSWSSPWFVFAAIALVYLLTIGLQPFPLDFLLKALPIWVLAWIVFRQRTTLRHNWLLAGLLCSSMGDLLLAWNQFVPGLGSFLVAHLFYIAAFVRKPLFSMPRLALALATLAVTSALLVMLLPALGEMTIPVVAYISVIVVMALCTILGKDNHPLVMAGALSFLLSDSMIAIDRFLSPFGLASLFIMITYYLAQLLITRGALKSSNVSC